The following coding sequences lie in one Arachis ipaensis cultivar K30076 chromosome B05, Araip1.1, whole genome shotgun sequence genomic window:
- the LOC107643301 gene encoding upstream activation factor subunit UAF30 isoform X1 produces MAASLGVFSGMSFVAAEAPSGSLFRSVAVAVHVPPKGGRVLGAVRAVTSATVSETPSSPKVRGIMKPRKISPEMQAICGVSEISRTQALKQIWAYIKENNLQDPENKKIIICDEKLKKIFAERDQVGMLEIAGLISPHFLK; encoded by the exons ATGGCAGCGTCTCTGGGAGTGTTTTCCGGAATGAGCTTCGTGGCGGCCGAGGCGCCCTCAGGAAGCCTCTTCAGGTCTGTGGCTGTGGCTGTTCATGTCCCGCCGAAGGGGGGAAGGGTGCTGGGGGCTGTGCGAGCGGTGACGTCGGCGACGGTGTCGGAGACTCCTTCGAGCCCTAAGGTAAGGGGCATAATGAAGCCCCGCAAAATCTCTCCGGAGATGCAAGCCATCTGCGGCGTCTCCGAGATTTCTCGAACCCAGGCTCTCAAGCAGATTTGGGCCTACATCAAGGAAAACAATCTTCAg GATCCTGAAAACAAGAAGATCATAATTTGTGATGAAAAGCTGAAGAAGATATTTGCTGAGAGAGATCAAGTTGGCATGCTTGAGATTGCTGGATTAATTAGCCCACACTTTCTTAAATGA
- the LOC107643301 gene encoding uncharacterized protein LOC107643301 isoform X2, whose product MAASLGVFSGMSFVAAEAPSGSLFRSVAVAVHVPPKGGRVLGAVRAVTSATVSETPSSPKVRGIMKPRKISPEMQAICGVSEISRTQALKQIWAYIKENNLQSSSIQIRKLRGPTCCS is encoded by the exons ATGGCAGCGTCTCTGGGAGTGTTTTCCGGAATGAGCTTCGTGGCGGCCGAGGCGCCCTCAGGAAGCCTCTTCAGGTCTGTGGCTGTGGCTGTTCATGTCCCGCCGAAGGGGGGAAGGGTGCTGGGGGCTGTGCGAGCGGTGACGTCGGCGACGGTGTCGGAGACTCCTTCGAGCCCTAAGGTAAGGGGCATAATGAAGCCCCGCAAAATCTCTCCGGAGATGCAAGCCATCTGCGGCGTCTCCGAGATTTCTCGAACCCAGGCTCTCAAGCAGATTTGGGCCTACATCAAGGAAAACAATCTTCAg TCTAGTAGTATCCAAATTAGGAAGCTGCGTGGTCCAACTTGTTGTTCTTAG